A genomic window from Fibrobacterota bacterium includes:
- a CDS encoding glutathione peroxidase has product MFQALFPSLTAVLAASTVSGTEIVPPRDALDFKMKRIDGELVDLGQWRGKVVLMVNTASKCGHTPQYAGLQKLWADDSAKGLVVLGFPSNDFLWQEPGTNGEIKQFCSLKYRVTFPMFEKIEVKGKGQAPLYAYLTAQDVKPEGKGKISWNFEKFLIGRDGKVAARFAPGTKPEDPALVEAVKRELGKAAP; this is encoded by the coding sequence ATGTTCCAAGCGCTCTTCCCTTCCCTGACCGCCGTGTTGGCCGCCTCCACCGTTTCGGGGACAGAAATCGTCCCGCCCCGCGATGCGCTGGATTTCAAGATGAAGAGAATCGACGGCGAGTTGGTGGACCTGGGCCAGTGGCGCGGCAAGGTGGTCTTGATGGTCAACACCGCCAGCAAATGCGGGCACACTCCGCAGTACGCGGGCCTGCAGAAGCTATGGGCCGACGATTCCGCCAAGGGGCTTGTGGTGCTGGGCTTTCCCTCCAACGACTTTTTGTGGCAGGAGCCCGGAACCAACGGGGAGATCAAGCAGTTCTGCTCGCTCAAGTACCGCGTGACCTTTCCCATGTTCGAGAAGATCGAGGTCAAGGGCAAAGGCCAGGCACCCCTGTACGCCTACCTCACCGCACAAGACGTCAAGCCTGAAGGCAAAGGGAAGATCTCCTGGAACTTCGAGAAATTCCTGATCGGACGCGACGGCAAGGTGGCCGCCCGCTTTGCACCCGGCACCAAGCCGGAGGATCCGGCCTTGGTGGAAGCGGTGAAGAGGGAGCTTGGCAAGGCGGCGCCT
- a CDS encoding Fic family protein gives MYIHELPEWPSFARQDDRLIVPLARVRQLHGRLLGKLDALGFAPLEETSLENLTQDVIRSTEIEGERLDALQVRSSVARRLGVAIPESVAASREVEGMVDLTMDAILHCHKPLTRKRLLDWQSALFPEGHSGLYRIRTGKWRDDSKGPMQVVSGGWGRERVHFQAPEADRIPAEMRRFLSWLEAESDDDPILKAAIAHLWFLTIHPFDDGNGRLARALTDLLLARMDGKGVRFYSLSAAIMAERNEYYKVLEFTQAGSLDITDWLLWFLSCLERAMERSTRVIDKVLHKHLFWQRHANASFNDRHRKVLGLLLEGFEGNLTSGKWAKIVRCSTDTALRDIQFLTEQGILVRGDAGGRSTGYRLA, from the coding sequence ATGTACATCCACGAACTGCCCGAATGGCCGAGCTTTGCGCGCCAGGACGATCGGTTGATCGTGCCGCTGGCCAGAGTGCGCCAATTGCACGGGCGGCTCTTGGGGAAACTGGATGCTCTGGGTTTCGCGCCGTTGGAAGAAACCTCGCTGGAGAACCTGACGCAGGACGTGATCCGATCGACAGAGATCGAAGGGGAGCGATTGGATGCCCTCCAGGTTCGCTCTTCGGTGGCGCGGCGTTTGGGAGTGGCGATCCCGGAATCGGTCGCGGCCAGCCGCGAAGTCGAGGGAATGGTCGACCTCACCATGGACGCCATCCTCCATTGCCACAAGCCGCTGACACGCAAGCGCTTGTTGGACTGGCAGTCCGCGCTGTTTCCCGAAGGACACAGTGGGCTGTACCGGATCCGCACCGGCAAATGGCGCGACGACTCGAAAGGGCCCATGCAGGTGGTCAGCGGCGGATGGGGTCGGGAACGGGTCCATTTCCAGGCGCCCGAAGCCGACAGGATCCCCGCCGAGATGCGACGTTTTCTGTCGTGGCTGGAAGCCGAAAGCGACGACGACCCGATCCTCAAGGCAGCCATCGCGCACTTGTGGTTTTTGACCATCCACCCGTTCGACGACGGAAACGGCCGTCTGGCCCGTGCGCTCACGGATTTGCTGTTGGCGCGGATGGACGGCAAGGGAGTGCGATTCTACAGCCTTTCGGCGGCGATCATGGCCGAACGCAACGAATACTACAAGGTCCTGGAGTTCACCCAGGCCGGATCCCTGGACATCACCGATTGGCTGCTGTGGTTCCTGAGCTGCCTGGAGCGCGCGATGGAGCGATCAACGCGCGTGATCGACAAGGTTCTCCACAAGCATCTGTTCTGGCAGCGCCATGCCAACGCGTCTTTCAACGACCGGCATCGGAAGGTTCTGGGACTTCTTCTGGAAGGCTTCGAAGGGAACCTGACCTCCGGGAAATGGGCCAAGATCGTCCGCTGCTCCACCGACACCGCCTTGCGGGATATCCAATTTCTGACCGAGCAGGGAATCCTGGTACGCGGTGATGCGGGTGGACGCAGCACGGGGTACCGTTTGGCTTGA